The Rhodothermales bacterium genome has a window encoding:
- a CDS encoding arylsulfatase, whose amino-acid sequence MQKSTLILATGLLSLCGFAGGTAVPDGRPADPPNILLIMTDDQGWGDIRSHGNPEIDTPVMDRLAREGARFERFFVSPVCAPTRASLLTGRHALRTGVHGVTRGHETMRADEVTLAETLKGAGYATGLFGKWHNGAHYPHDPNGQGFDEFVGFAAGHWNNYFDTHLQHNDRLVPTRGFITDVLTDAALGFIEQHRERPFFAYVAYNAPHSPFQVPDTYFDRYTGRGFDSEKASIYGMVEQVDDNMGRLLEALDHHGLADNTIVVFLTDNGPNGCNRYNGDMKGCKGHVDEGGVRVPLFVRWPDRIPRDTVVRELAAHIDLMPTLLDLAGVAPDGPAFDGVSLAPLLRGDAAVDWPERALFTHWYGGGIVQPFPGSVRTDRWRAVNKGNAWELYDMLNDPGQHIEVGAQHPDVLGRLGTAYRDWFDEVGAGNFEPIPTGIGYAARPAVTLPGNEAYLIPAPGEGINYDVAAGWANDWVTDWVSAEAYPQWPVDVQTSGRYEVTLLYTVAETHLGSRLRVLVGGQSLEKTVDSAHDPLPVFSPDRVLRKEVYEKEWASLVMGTLRLEAGVTQLSVHALTLEQGRSIDLKAVRVRLVR is encoded by the coding sequence ATGCAGAAAAGCACCCTCATCCTGGCGACCGGCTTGCTCAGCCTGTGCGGTTTCGCGGGCGGCACGGCCGTGCCAGACGGCAGGCCGGCGGACCCCCCGAACATCCTGCTCATCATGACCGACGATCAGGGCTGGGGGGATATTCGCTCCCACGGCAACCCGGAGATCGACACCCCGGTGATGGATCGTCTCGCGCGGGAAGGCGCCCGCTTCGAGCGCTTCTTCGTGAGCCCGGTGTGCGCCCCGACCCGCGCCAGCCTCCTCACCGGACGCCATGCCTTACGCACGGGCGTCCACGGCGTCACCCGCGGTCATGAAACCATGCGAGCCGATGAGGTGACGCTCGCCGAGACGCTCAAAGGCGCCGGCTACGCGACCGGGTTGTTCGGCAAGTGGCACAATGGCGCCCACTATCCCCATGACCCGAACGGGCAGGGCTTCGACGAATTCGTTGGCTTTGCGGCCGGCCACTGGAATAATTACTTCGATACTCACCTCCAGCACAACGACCGCCTCGTTCCTACCCGGGGCTTCATCACGGACGTCCTGACCGACGCCGCGTTGGGCTTCATAGAACAGCACCGGGAGCGCCCGTTCTTTGCGTATGTGGCCTACAATGCGCCCCACTCGCCGTTTCAGGTGCCCGATACGTATTTCGATCGATATACGGGTCGCGGATTCGACAGCGAGAAGGCATCGATTTATGGGATGGTCGAACAGGTGGACGACAATATGGGCCGGCTGCTCGAGGCCCTGGACCACCACGGCCTCGCCGACAACACGATCGTGGTGTTCCTGACCGATAATGGCCCGAACGGCTGCAATCGATATAACGGCGATATGAAGGGATGTAAAGGCCATGTAGATGAAGGCGGCGTCCGCGTGCCGCTGTTTGTCCGATGGCCCGATCGGATTCCCCGAGATACGGTCGTGCGCGAGCTAGCGGCACATATCGACCTCATGCCCACCCTGCTCGACCTCGCCGGCGTGGCTCCCGATGGGCCGGCATTCGATGGCGTCAGCCTGGCGCCTCTCCTGCGCGGCGACGCCGCCGTCGATTGGCCCGAACGCGCCCTTTTTACGCACTGGTACGGCGGAGGCATCGTCCAGCCGTTCCCTGGATCCGTCCGCACCGATCGATGGCGAGCGGTCAACAAGGGCAACGCGTGGGAGCTGTACGACATGCTGAACGATCCCGGGCAACACATCGAGGTGGGCGCCCAGCATCCCGATGTGCTGGGACGGCTCGGAACGGCGTATCGCGACTGGTTCGATGAGGTCGGTGCCGGCAATTTCGAGCCGATTCCTACGGGCATTGGGTACGCCGCAAGACCAGCCGTGACGCTACCCGGAAACGAGGCCTACCTCATACCCGCGCCCGGGGAGGGGATCAACTACGATGTGGCCGCCGGCTGGGCCAACGACTGGGTGACGGACTGGGTGAGCGCGGAGGCCTATCCCCAGTGGCCGGTCGATGTACAGACGTCGGGTCGATACGAGGTCACGCTGCTGTATACGGTCGCCGAGACTCACCTGGGGAGCCGGCTGCGCGTCTTGGTGGGTGGGCAGTCGCTTGAAAAAACCGTCGATAGCGCCCACGACCCGCTGCCGGTGTTTAGTCCGGATCGCGTCCTGCGGAAGGAAGTCTACGAAAAGGAATGGGCGTCGCTGGTGATGGGGACCCTGCGCTTGGAGGCCGGCGTCACCCAGCTCTCCGTCCATGCCCTCACCCTGGAACAGGGCCGGAGCATCGATCTGAAGGCCGTGCGGGTTCGCCTTGTGCGGTAG
- a CDS encoding tetratricopeptide repeat protein, which yields MKRQFGNRMINGMNSGIRWAAGLTLVVVLAASGCAREKAEDLTRTERLRLKIDPRVGAYMARSQAALEQGNFNLALALTDSVLAVEPVLADPHFLRGRIFSLLNLPEQALASYQTVLELDPQYRGAWYDMGLIAFRGGRLREAVEFLQNEELVEPTDFLYLELGKVYARLGEPDSSRIAYEKAIELNPSNASAHMWLGQLMEETGDLDAALAHSLEGARIKPGDHEYEYIIGSLYFRMGDNAKAIEYLKPAADALPWHQGAHYNLGQALLRTGRDAEARPHLARADEAQQMQQAVNDAQSAVQTEPENRDKWVHLSDVQWKVEQYQKAIDAYSVALSLDPANFAMQTNLANMLVQSGDIEAGISRYQSILRIRPEMIDTWLNLGVAYANAGQHANARATWEKGLEYDPQNRQLKKNLTDLSALEAKQ from the coding sequence ATGAAACGGCAGTTCGGTAATCGCATGATAAACGGGATGAACAGCGGCATCCGGTGGGCGGCAGGCCTGACGCTGGTGGTGGTGCTCGCCGCCAGCGGGTGCGCTCGCGAAAAAGCCGAGGATCTCACGCGGACGGAACGCCTGCGTCTGAAGATCGACCCCCGGGTGGGCGCCTACATGGCCCGCAGCCAGGCGGCACTCGAGCAGGGCAACTTTAACCTCGCGCTGGCGCTCACGGATAGCGTCCTGGCTGTCGAACCCGTGCTGGCGGATCCCCATTTCTTGCGCGGCCGCATCTTTTCGCTGCTCAACCTACCCGAGCAGGCGCTCGCGTCCTATCAAACCGTGCTTGAGCTGGACCCCCAGTACCGAGGCGCCTGGTACGACATGGGGCTCATCGCCTTCCGCGGCGGGCGGCTGCGCGAGGCCGTCGAGTTTTTGCAGAATGAAGAACTCGTCGAGCCCACGGATTTTCTCTATCTGGAGTTGGGCAAGGTCTACGCACGCCTCGGCGAGCCCGATAGCTCCCGAATCGCGTACGAGAAGGCGATCGAACTGAACCCTTCGAATGCCTCGGCCCACATGTGGCTGGGCCAGTTGATGGAAGAAACCGGGGACCTGGATGCCGCGCTCGCCCACTCGCTGGAAGGCGCGCGCATCAAGCCCGGCGACCACGAATACGAGTATATCATCGGCTCGCTGTATTTTCGGATGGGTGATAACGCAAAGGCCATCGAGTACCTGAAGCCGGCCGCGGACGCGCTGCCATGGCACCAGGGCGCGCATTACAATCTAGGACAAGCCCTCCTGCGTACGGGGCGGGATGCCGAGGCCCGCCCGCATCTGGCCCGAGCCGATGAGGCCCAGCAGATGCAACAAGCCGTAAACGACGCACAGAGCGCCGTTCAGACGGAACCGGAAAATCGCGACAAATGGGTCCACCTGTCCGATGTCCAGTGGAAGGTCGAACAGTATCAAAAAGCGATCGATGCCTACAGCGTGGCGCTGAGTCTGGACCCGGCCAACTTCGCCATGCAAACCAATCTGGCGAATATGCTGGTCCAAAGCGGCGATATCGAGGCCGGCATCAGTCGCTACCAATCCATCCTGCGCATCCGGCCCGAAATGATAGATACCTGGCTCAATCTCGGCGTGGCCTATGCCAACGCCGGCCAGCATGCCAATGCCCGAGCGACCTGGGAAAAAGGGCTCGAGTACGATCCCCAAAATCGGCAGCTCAAAAAAAACCTGACCGATCTTTCGGCGCTCGAAGCGAAACAGTGA
- a CDS encoding CRTAC1 family protein — translation MMLVVIGCAGPEQPTESVITGPAFTDVTEAAGLSGFRHETGGYGQSLMPEIVGGAGGFIDYDGDGWQDILLVQGGIWSHHETRFVQALRLYRNTTQGGFEEVTEVAGLAGVSAYAFGAFVADTDNDGDEDFLLTTLHHDLFFRNDGGRFTEVGREVGIGEPSLWSTSAAFFDADRDGWLDLYVGSYVDWTPENDLRCMYYGEKVFCTPQEYEGRASRYFHNDGDGTFTEHTAEAGFLDGIDTTLDKTLGVAVLDFNADGWPDITTGNDTENNMLFMNLGDGTFVETALASGVAVSQHGVPTAGMGVDAGVVDSTGRVTIFVGNFSEEPVSVFTYIGSRQFVDRSAISRLAFPTNLTLTFGLTLADLDLDTDLDLVTANGHVLTHIATISEAVAFRQPAQLFLNRGNGVFDEFVADVSPFAARLVARGLAYADYDRDGDIDLLLVENGGPAHLWRNDTGGAYLRVRLEGAASSRQGIDARLSATVPDLTMIHWVRTGGSYLASSEKWVTFGLGAHNKVDTLRVVWPSGTVDTFVDLGANQEIVITEGKDTYETAVR, via the coding sequence ATGATGCTAGTTGTCATCGGATGTGCAGGCCCTGAACAGCCCACAGAGTCAGTCATCACCGGCCCGGCTTTCACCGATGTCACCGAGGCGGCCGGACTGTCCGGGTTTCGCCACGAGACCGGTGGCTATGGGCAGAGCCTTATGCCCGAAATCGTCGGCGGCGCGGGAGGGTTTATCGATTACGACGGCGATGGGTGGCAGGATATCCTGCTGGTCCAGGGCGGTATCTGGTCGCATCATGAGACCCGTTTCGTCCAGGCTTTACGGCTGTACCGGAATACGACCCAGGGCGGCTTCGAGGAAGTAACCGAGGTCGCCGGCCTGGCCGGCGTGTCGGCCTATGCCTTCGGGGCGTTTGTCGCCGATACGGACAACGACGGCGACGAGGACTTCCTGCTGACCACGCTCCACCACGATCTGTTTTTTCGTAATGACGGCGGCCGCTTCACGGAAGTCGGCCGCGAAGTCGGGATTGGAGAGCCCTCGCTATGGAGCACCTCCGCCGCGTTCTTCGATGCGGATCGGGACGGGTGGCTGGATCTGTATGTGGGCAGCTACGTCGACTGGACCCCGGAGAACGATCTCCGCTGCATGTATTACGGCGAAAAGGTGTTCTGCACGCCTCAGGAATACGAAGGCCGGGCCAGTCGGTACTTCCACAACGATGGCGACGGCACCTTCACGGAGCACACGGCCGAGGCCGGCTTCCTCGATGGCATCGATACGACACTCGACAAAACCCTCGGCGTCGCCGTGCTCGATTTTAACGCCGATGGATGGCCCGACATCACCACGGGCAACGACACCGAAAATAACATGCTCTTCATGAACCTGGGCGACGGCACGTTCGTGGAAACGGCACTGGCCAGCGGGGTGGCTGTGAGCCAACATGGCGTCCCGACGGCCGGCATGGGGGTCGATGCCGGCGTCGTGGACAGTACAGGCAGGGTGACTATCTTCGTCGGCAACTTTTCAGAAGAGCCGGTGAGCGTCTTTACCTACATCGGCAGTCGGCAGTTCGTTGATCGATCGGCGATTTCACGGCTCGCGTTTCCGACTAACCTGACGCTTACCTTTGGCCTGACGCTGGCTGACCTCGACCTCGACACCGATCTGGACCTGGTCACCGCCAACGGGCACGTGCTCACCCATATCGCCACCATATCCGAGGCCGTCGCGTTCCGACAGCCGGCGCAGTTGTTCCTCAACCGTGGCAATGGCGTGTTCGACGAATTCGTCGCCGACGTCAGCCCATTCGCCGCCCGGCTCGTGGCACGGGGCCTCGCCTACGCGGATTACGACCGCGACGGCGACATCGACCTCTTACTGGTTGAAAACGGTGGCCCGGCGCATCTGTGGCGCAACGACACCGGTGGCGCCTATCTGCGTGTTCGCCTCGAAGGCGCCGCCAGCAGCCGTCAGGGCATCGATGCGCGTTTGAGCGCCACAGTGCCGGATCTGACCATGATACACTGGGTGCGCACGGGCGGCAGCTATCTGGCTAGCTCGGAAAAGTGGGTTACATTTGGCCTCGGCGCGCACAACAAAGTGGATACCCTGCGGGTTGTATGGCCATCAGGGACGGTCGACACGTTTGTAGACCTCGGGGCCAACCAGGAGATTGTCATCACCGAAGGAAAAGATACCTATGAAACGGCAGTTCGGTAA
- a CDS encoding CRTAC1 family protein, with product MLRRLAVTLVLLSGCASPNDAPPESPHQPPISWSDVTQAAGLGAFRHATGAVGDKWYPEPMGGGGGFIDYDGDGWLDIILAGGGSWDADPALQPQSLYLYRNSADGTFVETTQEAGLRDVVAYTIGVAVADYDNDGDDDLFVTTLYENLLFRNDGGRFSDVTATAGVGGEAVWSSSALFFDANKDGWLDLYVGNYVDWTPETDIFCPPGGTVKLYCIPSAYTGIQSRLFYNDGDGTFTDVTDRAGISPSLGKALGVAEMDYNRDGWSDIVVVNDGEGDLLYRNNRDGTFSEIGARSGLAFSEHGEARAGMGVDAGVVDSSGQVTVFVGNFSEEMVGVYKYLGNDSFQDRAASSRIGYPSLLVLTFGVLLFDADFDTDLDLFLANGHVYPDRVALNDKVTYRQPQHLYHNRGDGIFDLYDPHDGPLTAELVARAIALGDYDRDGDPDILLTENGGPVHLWRNDPEDPPFLRVTVRGASGNLDAIGAEVTAVVDGLRMVRRIRTGSSYLASTEKTVTFGLGPHASVDTLRVVWPSGETREWIDVAGRQELRAVEGDSVLHSVDLPGRAR from the coding sequence ATGCTCCGCCGGCTCGCGGTCACGCTGGTTCTACTTTCAGGCTGCGCATCGCCGAATGACGCGCCGCCCGAATCGCCACATCAGCCCCCCATCTCCTGGTCGGACGTCACACAGGCCGCCGGCCTGGGCGCTTTCCGCCATGCCACTGGCGCCGTCGGCGATAAATGGTATCCCGAGCCCATGGGCGGGGGCGGTGGCTTCATCGATTATGACGGCGATGGCTGGCTGGATATCATCCTCGCCGGAGGCGGCAGCTGGGACGCCGACCCCGCGCTCCAGCCTCAATCCCTCTACCTCTATCGCAATTCCGCCGACGGCACTTTTGTAGAAACGACGCAAGAAGCCGGCCTGCGCGATGTAGTCGCCTATACCATCGGCGTCGCCGTGGCGGATTATGACAACGACGGCGACGACGATCTCTTCGTCACGACCCTCTACGAAAACCTGCTCTTTCGCAACGACGGCGGCCGCTTTAGCGACGTGACGGCTACGGCTGGCGTCGGCGGAGAGGCCGTATGGAGCAGTTCGGCCCTTTTCTTCGATGCGAACAAAGATGGCTGGCTCGACCTCTACGTCGGTAATTACGTCGACTGGACTCCGGAAACGGACATATTTTGCCCACCTGGGGGCACTGTCAAGCTATACTGCATCCCATCGGCCTATACAGGAATACAGAGCCGGCTCTTTTATAACGATGGCGATGGGACCTTCACGGACGTCACCGACCGCGCCGGTATTTCGCCCTCGCTGGGGAAAGCGCTGGGGGTTGCTGAGATGGACTATAACCGCGATGGATGGTCGGACATCGTGGTAGTGAACGACGGCGAAGGCGACTTGCTCTACCGCAACAACCGCGACGGCACGTTTTCAGAGATCGGCGCCCGGAGCGGGCTCGCATTCAGCGAGCATGGGGAGGCACGTGCCGGCATGGGCGTCGATGCCGGCGTGGTCGATAGCAGCGGTCAGGTCACCGTGTTCGTCGGCAACTTCTCCGAGGAAATGGTCGGCGTGTATAAATACCTCGGCAATGACTCGTTTCAAGACCGTGCGGCAAGCTCTCGCATCGGCTACCCGAGTTTATTAGTTCTTACCTTCGGCGTCCTCCTGTTCGATGCGGATTTCGACACCGATCTGGATCTCTTTCTGGCCAACGGCCATGTCTACCCGGACCGTGTCGCGCTCAACGACAAGGTGACCTACCGCCAGCCCCAACACCTGTATCATAACCGGGGCGACGGCATATTCGATCTTTATGACCCTCACGACGGCCCCCTGACGGCAGAACTAGTGGCCCGGGCGATTGCCCTGGGGGATTATGATCGCGATGGGGACCCGGACATCCTCTTGACCGAAAATGGCGGTCCGGTGCACCTCTGGCGTAACGACCCCGAGGACCCCCCTTTCCTGCGGGTGACCGTGCGGGGAGCCAGCGGCAACCTCGATGCGATCGGCGCCGAGGTCACGGCCGTCGTCGACGGCCTCCGGATGGTGCGCCGTATCCGTACGGGTTCAAGTTATCTGGCCAGTACGGAGAAAACCGTTACCTTCGGGCTGGGGCCTCATGCGTCGGTGGACACCCTCCGCGTAGTGTGGCCTTCGGGCGAGACCCGCGAATGGATCGATGTGGCCGGTCGGCAGGAGCTTCGCGCCGTCGAGGGGGATTCCGTCCTGCATTCCGTCGACTTACCCGGGCGTGCGCGATGA
- a CDS encoding PorV/PorQ family protein, whose protein sequence is MMVVVPSSLAQQVTPDTEVATEKLGQTGMKFLTTSLDARATALGGAVTADETFSGSTALFYNPSAMARMDGQFSVGFGITQFIADINYNAFSVAYQPQGGNYGVFGLSVMSVDYGDIIQTVRADNEAGFEDIGTFAPSGLSVGLGYARSFTDRFSVGTQFKLVTQDFGTQPINDSGTSRSFDISTVAVDFGVLYNTGFRSLVLGMSARNFSKELVYVSQSFELPLSFQIGLAMDMIDFTSLDPNMHSFNLNVEASRPRDFQEHIKVGGEYTFMNLLSLRAGLGQAFVQDEEQGVSLGAGLNFDVSNVNLKADYSFTDFGVFDSVNRFSIALGF, encoded by the coding sequence ATGATGGTGGTCGTACCCTCTTCATTGGCGCAACAAGTGACCCCGGACACGGAAGTCGCTACCGAGAAGCTCGGCCAGACCGGCATGAAGTTTCTCACCACCTCCCTCGACGCGCGCGCCACGGCGCTCGGCGGCGCGGTGACGGCGGACGAGACCTTTTCGGGATCGACGGCCCTCTTTTACAACCCGTCGGCGATGGCGCGGATGGACGGCCAATTCAGCGTGGGCTTCGGCATCACGCAGTTCATTGCCGACATCAACTACAACGCCTTCAGCGTCGCATACCAGCCCCAGGGCGGGAACTACGGCGTCTTCGGGTTGAGTGTGATGAGCGTCGACTACGGCGACATCATCCAGACGGTCCGCGCTGACAATGAAGCCGGTTTCGAAGACATCGGGACGTTCGCCCCATCCGGCCTCTCGGTCGGCCTGGGCTACGCCCGCTCGTTTACGGACCGCTTCTCCGTCGGCACCCAGTTTAAACTGGTCACGCAGGACTTCGGCACGCAGCCGATCAACGACTCCGGGACCTCCCGTTCGTTTGATATCAGCACGGTCGCCGTCGACTTCGGCGTGCTCTACAACACCGGCTTCCGCAGCCTGGTGTTGGGCATGAGCGCCCGTAACTTCTCGAAGGAACTGGTGTATGTTTCGCAGAGCTTCGAGTTGCCGCTGTCGTTCCAGATCGGTCTCGCGATGGACATGATCGACTTCACGAGCCTGGACCCGAACATGCACAGCTTCAACCTGAACGTGGAAGCCTCGCGGCCGCGCGACTTCCAGGAGCATATCAAGGTTGGTGGCGAGTACACCTTCATGAACTTGCTCTCGCTCCGCGCCGGCCTCGGCCAGGCGTTTGTACAGGATGAAGAACAGGGCGTCAGCCTCGGCGCCGGCCTGAACTTCGACGTATCGAATGTCAACCTGAAGGCCGACTATTCCTTCACGGACTTCGGCGTGTTCGACAGCGTGAATCGCTTCTCGATCGCCCTCGGGTTCTAA